From Alternaria dauci strain A2016 chromosome 2, whole genome shotgun sequence:
GGTACGTCGAGGCTGGAGATGAAAACGTGGCAGCTACTGACCTTTGCAGGCTACCATGCCCGTCGCCGTCCTTCTCACCACCTGGGGTCTCGGAGTCGCGCCAGTCAACCTCAAGACGCTCGGAAATGTGTCCTTCATCGTTATCGGTGTCGTCATTGCCTCGATGGGAGAGATCCAGTTCGTCATGATCGGTTTCCTCTTCCAGTGCGCTGGTATCGTTTTCGAGGCTGTTCGCCTGGTCATGGTTCAGCGCCTGCTCAGCGGTGCGGACTTCAAGATGGACCCGCTCGTCTCCCTCTACTACTACGCCCCTGCTTGCGCTGTCATCAACGGATTCATCTTGCTCTTCACTGAGCTTCCCAAGATGACCATGGCTGACGTGGACCGTGTCGGTCTTATGACTCTGGTGGCCAACGCATCTGTCGCTTTCCTGCTCAACGTCTCGGTCGTTTTCTTGGTATGTTACACCTTGCCCAATCGCAACGCATCTACTTACATGTTTCCAGATTGGCAAGACCTCCTCGCTCGTCCTTACCCTCTCCGGTGTACTCAAGGACATTCTCCTTGTCTTTGCCTCCATGTTCCTCTTCAAGGACCCTGTTACCCCCCTCCAGGCCTTCGGTTACGCTATTGCGCTTGGTGGTCTTGTCTACTACAAGCTCGGCGGAGAGAAACTGAAGGAGTACCTCGGCCAGGGCAGCATGAAGTGGCAGGAGTTTGGCCACACCAGGCCCGTTCTCCGCAAACTCATGGTCCTTGCCGCTGTTGTCATCGGCATGTTCCTCGTTCTTGGTTCTCTCGGACCCCGTTACGCTCCCGACTCAACCAACCAGGTCTATAACGGCATCGGCAAGCTCATCGGCGACAAGGCTGTATAAGGAACTTGGCCTTGCACGACGAGTCGACACCATTTTCAAGCCTAGAGCACGCGCACTCGCAGTACGCTCGGCTGCCCCTGATTTCCTTTCCCCCTTGTCGTTTTATCTTTAGCTTGGAGCGGATTTGGAGTGTACGGTGACTGGTGTTTATACGCATAGACGAGCAGGAACTTCTCATGCTGACGGAGCCTTCTTTGAGACTTTTTGTGGTTTGGTACGCGACAGTGGTGTCTGCCGCATTTCAGGGAGCAATGACAGGGAATGATTAAGCAACATGTATTTGACACATAGATCTTGCAGAGCTTCATAGAAACTGCGAGCGAAAGTAAACACTTCTAGCTACATAATGGTAATGCTTGCGAGCTGCCTCTTCAACTGCGTCTTGTCATGTCGTGGTGCTGTGTCTGATGTGTGTGGCTTTGAAGACTGACGGGGGTCTCCAGCCTGAAACGGGCGTCATCTGTTGGGACACGAGCATGCAATAATCGAAACATGAACAAGGTGCACCAGAAATATCACATGCCTTGTTCTATAATATCGCAGACTAAGCGGCAGGCATGCATGTTGGGCCACTTCGCTCCTGCCCGGTGGAGTTTTGCAGTTCTCGCTACGCACGGGCCATGCCACGCCAAGCAGCTCTTTCCTCCCAAATTCGTTGACGAACTTCGCGCTCTCCCTCAGTCGTTACTAACCCACAGCACAACACGCTCAACATCAGTCAATATGGGAATCGACCTCGACCGCCACCATGTTCGAGACGGGCACCGCAGTATGTGATCCCCCGTCGAGTCGGCGCAGCAATGCGCTGGCGACAGCTGTCTTTTAGACGCAACATGAAGCCTTCGAGAGAAGAGAGATTGACGAGAATACAGAGGTCCCCAAGTCCACCAACCCCTACGTCAGGCTGTTGGTGCGTCTGTACAAGTTCCTGGCTCGTAAGTTCTCCAACTGGAAGTGCGCACGTTGTTTGTGCTAACAGCGGACAGGCCGTACCGATGCCAACTTCAACAAGACCGTCCTGCGACGCCTCATGATGTCGAAGACCAACCGTCCCGTAAGACGACGGATCGCGCATAGCCGATAGAACAGTACCACTAACATTCCGTAGCCGGTCTCCGTCTCCAAGATCGTCGCCAACGCTGCCAACAAGCACTCCGCCAAGGAGCACGAGGGCAAGACCGTCGTTGTTGTACGTCCAGCGAAGAAACCTGCAACGAAGACCAATGGCTAACACACGGTCAGGTCGGCACCGTCACTGACGACAACCGCATGCTCGAGGTCCCCAAGCTCTCCGTTGCGGCTCTCCGCTTCACCGCCTCTGCCCGCGCCCGCATCGAGAAGGCCGGTGGTGAGTGCCTCACCATCGACGAGGTCGCTACCCGCTTCCCCACTGGATCCAACACCCTCCTTCTCCGTGGACCCAAGAACTCCCGTGAGGCCTTCAAGCACTTCGGCTTCGGTCCCCACTCCCACAAGAAGCCTTACGTCGAGAGCAAGGGCCGCAAGTTCGAGCGTGCCCGTGGACGCAGACGGTCGCGTGGTTTCAAGGTTTAAGCGTGTGCTGGAAGCACTCTGGTTTCTCTGGGTTGGCGTGGTCATGGTCATGGGAATTCACTTATGAGGCGCGCGTCATGACTGGCAAGGGCTCTTCGAAAGCCTGCAAAAAGATACTCAATGCTCAACATGAAATGAAAGCATACAGATGGGCTCTTCCGAGCTCATGGTTAAATCATGAACCACATCTCCATACATTGCTCTGGTGAACGTGCACGTCATTACTGTCCGACAATCCCAACATTGCGCGCAGATCTTACCTGCAGGACTATTTGTCTGCAACAGGAAATTCTGTATGCGACTGCTGAACGGCGAAGTTTTTCGCGTGCTAATTTTTCTGCGGCTCCCCCACATCCAACCAACCCATAACGCTAACCGCTCTCACCCACGTAATACCCCAACTAGTCATTGCAGCACTTGAACGACTCGACTTCAACACCAACACTAGCAAGATGACCGACAGTCGAAAAGTAGGCGTACTGGGCGGTGGCCAGCTGGGCCGCATGCTAATCGAAGCCGCAAATCGGTTAAACATACAAGTCAATGTTCTGGACGTTGCGGGATCACCAGCAAAGCAGATATCAGCGCACGACGGCCACATTGAGGGATCTTTCAAGGATGCAGCGGCCGTCAAGAAACTCGCCGAGTCGTCTGATGTCGTTACTGTCGAGATTGAGCATGTGGATACTCATATGCTAGAAGAGGTATCTGGCCAAGTTGTCGTTGAACCTAGCTGGAAAACGTTGCGCACCATCAAGGACAAATACGCACAGAAGCAGTACCTGAAAGAGCGTGGAGTTGACGTTGCGGACAGCATCGATCTGGAAGGAAAGGGTGTTGCGGGATTGAAAGAGGTGGGTACATCGTATGGCTATCCTTTCATGCTCAAGAGCAAGACGGAGGCGTACGATGGCAAGGGCAACTTTGTGGTGAAGACCGAGGCGGACATCGACGCTGCATTCGAGGCTTTGGGAAAGAGACCACTATACGCAGAACGATGGGCAGACTTCAGGATGGAGCTCGCAGTCATGGTTGTCAAGACAAAAGACGGCGTACTCACATTCCCCACAGTCGAGACTGTACACGAGGATAGTATTTGCAAGCTCACATATGCACCGCCACGAAACGTAGCAGAGGAGACGGCACAACGAGCCCAGGAGCTTGCCAAGAAGGCTATCGGAGCTTTCGAAGGGAAGGGTGTTTTTGGCGTCGAGATGTTCCTGCTCAAAGACGACAGCCTACTCATCAACGAGATCGCCCCTCGTCCGCACAACTCAGGACATTACACCATCGAAGCCTGCCCCATCTCACAATACGACGCGCATCTTCGAGCCATTCTTGATCTACCCATCTCGCAGTCCAGCCTCCGTCTCCGCGAACCCTCAATCATGCTT
This genomic window contains:
- a CDS encoding 60S ribosomal protein eL18, with the translated sequence MFETGTATQHEAFERREIDENTEVPKSTNPYVRLLVRLYKFLARRTDANFNKTVLRRLMMSKTNRPPVSVSKIVANAANKHSAKEHEGKTVVVVGTVTDDNRMLEVPKLSVAALRFTASARARIEKAGGECLTIDEVATRFPTGSNTLLLRGPKNSREAFKHFGFGPHSHKKPYVESKGRKFERARGRRRSRGFKV